Proteins co-encoded in one Prunus persica cultivar Lovell chromosome G6, Prunus_persica_NCBIv2, whole genome shotgun sequence genomic window:
- the LOC18773116 gene encoding CBL-interacting serine/threonine-protein kinase 10: MENKSNVLMQRYEIGRVLGQGTFAKVYYARSLITNQGVAIKVIDKDKIMKVGLMDQIKREISVMRLVRHPNIIHLYEVMATKTKIYFVIECAKGGELFNKVAKGKLKEDVARKYFQQLINALDFCHSRGVYHRDIKPENLLLDENDNLKISDFGLSALAESKRQDGLLHTTCGTPAYVAPEVINRRGYDGVKADIWSCGVVLYVLLAGYLPFHDPNLMEMYRKIGKAEFRCPNWFSPEARRLLYKMLDPNPNTRVSLAKVKESSWFRKGTNSKNMKSEIENKDVAPISAEASGPSENSSLAAEAKQEPVRPPNLNAFDIISLSAGFDLSGLFEKDSLNREARFTSRQPGPVIISKLEEMAKHLKLKVKKKDDGLLKMDALKEGRMGILSIDAEIFQITPTFHLVELKKSNGDTLEYQKMLEDIRPALQDIVWVWQGEEEQQLQEQQQQLQLQPQEEQLEQHQPQ; this comes from the coding sequence ATGGAGAATAAATCGAATGTGCTGATGCAAAGATACGAGATAGGGAGAGTACTAGGTCAAGGCACTTTTGCCAAGGTTTACTATGCAAGGAGCTTGATAACTAATCAGGGTGTGGCCATTAAGGTTATTGACAAAGATAAGATTATGAAGGTTGGGCTGATGGATCAGATCAAGAGAGAAATATCTGTTATGAGACTGGTTAGGCACCCTAACATTATACACCTTTATGAGGTCATGGCCACCAAAACTAAGATATACTTTGTCATTGAATGTGCTAAAGGCGGTGAGCTGTTTAACAAGGTTGCTAAAGGAAAACTGAAGGAGGACGTTGCAAGGAAATATTTTCAGCAGCTAATCAATGCACTTGATTTCTGTCACAGTAGGGGTGTCTATCATCGGGATATAAAGCCAGAGAACTTATTGCTAGATGAGAATGATAACTTAAAAATCTCTGATTTCGGGTTAAGTGCCCTCGCTGAAAGCAAGCGCCAAGATGGTCTGCTTCATACCACCTGTGGTACTCCTGCCTATGTTGCTCCCGAAGTTATTAACAGGAGAGGCTATGATGGTGTGAAAGCTGATATTTGGTCTTGTGGGGTGGTCTTGTATGTCTTATTGGCAGGTTATCTCCCGTTTCATGATCCAAATTTGATGGAGATGTACAGGAAGATTGGCAAAGCAGAATTCAGATGCCCTAATTGGTTCTCACCAGAAGCACGTAGGCTACTGTATAAGATGTTGGATCCAAATCCCAATACTAGGGTTTCCTTAGCCAAAGTTAAGGAGAGTTCTTGGTTCAGAAAGGGAACAAACtccaaaaatatgaaatctgaAATAGAAAACAAGGATGTGGCTCCAATAAGTGCAGAAGCTTCTGGTCCCTCTGAGAATAGTAGTTTGGCTGCTGAGGCAAAGCAAGAACCAGTGAGACCTCCAAACTTGAATGCTTTTGATATTATCTCCCTTTCTGCTGGTTTTGATCTGTCTGGCTTGTTCGAAAAAGATTCTCTCAACAGAGAAGCAAGATTCACTTCCAGACAACCTGGCCCAGTCATCATCTCAAAGTTGGAAGAAATGGCTAAGCATCTGAAGCTCaaagtgaagaagaaggatgATGGATTGTTGAAAATGGATGCACTGAAGGAAGGTAGAATGGGGATTTTGTCCATAGATGCAGAGATATTTCAGATTACTCCAACTTTTCATCTGGTTGAGTTGAAGAAATCAAATGGAGATACATTGGAATACCAGAAGATGCTGGAGGACATAAGGCCTGCTCTGCAAGATATAGTCTGGGTTTGGCAAGGTGAGGAAGAGCAACAGCTGCAggagcagcagcaacaactgCAACTGCAGCCACAAGAAGAACAACTAGAACAGCATCAGCCACAATAG
- the LOC109949452 gene encoding uncharacterized protein LOC109949452 has product MDLPPGCNLARDKENQSNADHTLFLKYDGKRLTALIVYVDDIVVTGNDTGEQLKLQKYLSQEFEMKDLGDLKYFLGIEVARSTTGIFMSQMKYVLDLLTETGMLGCKPVDTPIEMNHKLCEDMDQEPTNKEQYQRLVGKLIY; this is encoded by the exons ATGGACTTGCCACCAGGATGTAACTTAGCTCGTGACAAGGAGAATCAA AGTAATGCAGATCACACTTTGTTCTTGAAGTATGATGGAAAAAGACTTACTGCATTGATtgtttatgtggatgacataGTCGTAACTGGAAACGACACAGGAGAGCAACTGAAACTGCAGAAGTATTTGTCTCAGgaatttgaaatgaaagattTAGGTGATCTGAAGTACTTTCTAGGAATTGAAGTAGCCAGGTCCACAACTGGTATATTTATGTCTCAAATGAAGTATGTATTAGATCTGCTCACTGAAACAGGAATGCTTGGATGCAAACCTGTTGATACACCCATCGAGATGAATCACAAGTTATGTGAAGACATGGATCAAGAACCAACTAATAAGGAACAATACCAACGCCTTGTTGGAAAGTTGATATATTGA
- the LOC18772515 gene encoding LOB domain-containing protein 15, whose amino-acid sequence MSRDRDIITLDEIGKKIRRESDPSGDDQMGTMSTARHNNSFGRPQGMMMMNNTTLNTITPCAACKLLRRRCAEECPFSPYFSPHEPQKFSAVHKVFGASNVSKMLIEVAENQRADAANSLVYEANLRLRDPVYGCMGVISTLQQQIQSLQQELNAVRTEILRYQYKEATNHMVSSTNIMHHHPSLVSTSGMVSIAGPPQAIPKPPPPPPPPPPPSSSVVFSSSSSSSASSLYNPSTNTTGYSSMSSDNIPYFD is encoded by the exons ATGTCCAGAGACAG GGACATCATAACATTGGATGAGATAGGAAAGAAGATCAGGAGGGAAAGTGATCCATCTGGTGATGATCAAATGGGAACCATGAGCACTGCTCGACATAATAATTCCTTTGGTCGTCCTCaagggatgatgatgatgaacaaCACAACCTTGAACACAATCACACCTTGTGCTGCATGTAAGCTCTTGAGAAGAAGATGTGCTGAAGAATGCCCTTTCTCTCCCTACTTCTCCCCTCATGAGCCCCAAAAGTTTTCAGCTGTCCACAAAGTCTTTGGTGCAAGCAATGTTTCCAAGATGCTAATT GAGGTGGCTGAGAACCAAAGAGCTGATGCAGCCAATAGCCTTGTTTATGAGGCAAACCTGAGGCTTAGAGACCCAGTGTATGGTTGCATGGGTGTAATTTCAACCTTGCAGCAACAGATTCAATCTCTCCAACAAGAACTTAATGCAGTAAGGACTGAAATCTTGAGATACCAATATAAAGAGGCCACTAATCACATGGTTTCTTCTACGAATATTATGCACCACCATCCTTCTTTGGTTTCTACTTCTGGGATGGTGTCCATTGCTGGACCACCACAAGCAATTCCAAAGCCGccgccaccgccaccgccaccgccaccaccgTCTTCTTCAGTTGTGttttcttcgtcttcttcgtcttcgGCTTCTTCTTTATACAATCCGTCTACAAACACCACAGGCTATAGCTCCATGTCCAGCGATAATATTCcatattttgattaa
- the LOC18773006 gene encoding peroxidase 4 codes for MASGRSSSLCSIWVIVLLVGFTGSSSAQLSTNFYSKSCPKVFDAVKSVVQSAVNKEKRMGASLLRLHFHDCFVNGCDGSILLDDTSSFTGEKTARPNNNSVRGFEVVDNIKSQVEKTCPGVVSCADILAIAARDSVKILGGPSWNVKLGRRDSKTASLAAANSGVIPPPTSTLSQLKTRFQAVGLNERDLVALSGAHTIGQARCTSFRARIYNETNIDASFAKARQSKCPSTVGSGDNNLAPLDVQTPNTFDTAYFKNLINQKGLLHSDQILYNNGGSTDSLVKTYSGSANTFNSDFAKAMIKMGDNKPLTGSNGEIRLNCRRPN; via the exons ATGGCTTCTGGTAGGAGTTCTTCTCTGTGTTCCATATGGGTGATTGTCCTTCTTGTGGGTTTCACAGGGAGCTCTTCTGCTCAGCTCTCTACAAATTTCTATTCGAAGAGTTGCCCTAAGGTTTTTGATGCAGTCAAATCTGTTGTGCAGTCTGCtgtgaacaaagaaaagcgCATGGGAGCTTCCCTCCTTCGCCTTCACTTTCATGACTGCTTTGTTAAT GGTTGTGATGGGTCTATACTGCTCGACGACACTTCTTCTTTCACAGGAGAGAAGACTGCACGTCCCAATAATAACTCTGTTAGGGGATTTGAGGTTGTGGATAACATTAAGTCCCAAGTGGAAAAAACATGTCCCGGCGTCGTTTCATGTGCTGATATTTTAGCCATTGCTGCTCGAGACTCCGTTAAGATT CTTGGAGGACCAAGTTGGAATGTTAAACTTGGAAGAAGGGATTCCAAGACAGCTAGCCTCGCTGCTGCCAACAGTGGAGTCATCCCTCCTCCCACTTCTACCCTCAGCCAGCTCAAAACTAGATTCCAAGCTGTAGGTCTCAATGAAAGGGACTTGGTAGCCCTATCTG GAGCGCACACAATCGGGCAAGCAAGGTGCACATCTTTCAGAGCTCGCATATACAACGAGACCAACATTGATGCATCATTTGCCAAGGCCAGGCAAAGCAAATGCCCAAGTACCGTTGGCTCAGGAGACAACAACCTTGCACCTTTGGACGTCCAAACTCCCAACACTTTTGACACTGCTTACTTCAAGAACCTCATCAACCAAAAGGGCCTCCTCCACTCTGACCAAATTCTCTACAACAATGGTGGATCCACAGATTCATTGGTTAAAACGTACAGCGGCAGTGCCAATACCTTCAATTCTGACTTTGCCAAGGCAATGATCAAGATGGGAGATAATAAGCCACTCACTGGATCCAACGGTGAGATTAGATTGAACTGTAGGAGGCCTAACTAG
- the LOC18773394 gene encoding biogenesis of lysosome-related organelles complex 1 subunit 1, translating into MYSQSSLPLAHGGVASSSSFSFSSEPEPGGVEEALLQLVQDHHQTSLRLREVTEKAKKDAIKKAARAAELMVDAVNGGVQESFVNEKRIEYEIRALTATITRFTKQTDQWLSVTHSMNSAIKEFGDFENWMKIMEFDCKNITAAIHNIHQA; encoded by the exons ATGTACTCGCAATCGTCCCTTCCACTCGCCCATGGCGGCGTGGCCTCGTCgtcctccttctccttctcgtCGGAGCCAGAGCCAGGAGGTGTAGAAGAAGCTCTGCTCCAACTGGTCCAGGACCACCACCAAACCTCCCTCAGACTCCGCGAAGTCACCG AGAAGGCGAAGAAGGACGCGATTAAGAAGGCGGCGCGCGCGGCGGAGCTGATGGTGGACGCAGTGAACGGCGGCGTTCAAGAGTCGTTTGTGAACGAGAAGCGAATTGAGTATGAAATTAGGGCTTTGACCGCCACCATCACTCGCTTCACCAAACAGACCGATCAATGGCTCTCTGTCACTCATTCTATGAACTCCGCCATTAAG GAATTTGGAGATTTTGAGAACTGGATGAAGATCATGGAGTTTGATTGTAAGAATATCACTGCAGCTATTCACAACATTCACCAAGCATGA
- the LOC18775525 gene encoding peroxidase 4 translates to MASGRSSSVCSIWVIVLLVGFTGSSSAKLSTKFYSKSCPKVFNAVKSVVQSAVHKEKRMGASLLRLHFHDCFVHGCDGSLLLDDTSSFTGEKTASPNNNSLRGFKVVDKIKSQVEKTCPGVVSCADILAIAARDSVKILGGPSWHVKLGRRDSKTASFFAANRSGVLPSPTSTLSQLKTRFQAVGLNERDLVALSGAHTIGKAQCSSFRDRIYNDTNIDASFAKARQRKCPSTVGSGDNHLAPLDVQTPNTFDTAYFKNLINQKGLLHSDQVLYNNGGSTDSLVKTYSGSANAFNSDFAKAMIKMGDIKPLTGSNGEIRLNCRRPN, encoded by the exons ATGGCTTCTGGTAGGAGTTCTTCTGTGTGTTCCATATGGGTGATTGTCCTTCTTGTGGGTTTCACAGGGAGCTCTTCTGCAAAGCTCTCTACAAAGTTCTATTCGAAGAGTTGCCCTAAGGTTTTTAATGCAGTCAAATCTGTTGTGCAGTCTGCTGTGCACAAAGAAAAGCGCATGGGAGCTTCCCTCCTTCGCCTTCACTTTCATGACTGCTTTGTTCAT GGTTGTGATGGGTCTTTACTGCTGGACGACACTTCTTCTTTCACAGGAGAGAAGACTGCAAGTCCCAATAATAACTCTCTTAGGGGATTTAAGGTTGTGGATAAGATTAAGTCCCAAGTGGAAAAAACATGTCCCGGCGTTGTTTCATGTGCTGATATTTTAGCCATTGCTGCTCGAGACTCCGTTAAGATT CTTGGAGGACCAAGTTGGCATGTTAAACTTGGAAGAAGGGATTCCAAGACAGCTAGCTTCTTTGCTGCCAACAGAAGTGGAGTCCTCCCTTCTCCCACTTCTACCCTCAGCCAGCTCAAAACTAGATTCCAAGCTGTAGGTCTCAATGAAAGGGACTTAGTAGCCCTATCTG GAGCGCACACGATCGGGAAAGCACAGTGCTCATCTTTTAGAGATCGCATATACAACGACACCAACATTGATGCATCATTTGCCAAGGCCAGGCAAAGGAAATGCCCAAGTACCGTTGGCTCAGGAGACAACCACCTTGCACCTTTGGACGTCCAAACTCCCAACACTTTTGACACTGCTTACTTCAAGAACCTCATCAACCAAAAGGGCCTCCTCCACTCTGACCAAGTTCTCTACAACAATGGTGGATCCACAGATTCATTGGTTAAAACGTACAGCGGTAGTGCCAATGCCTTCAATTCTGACTTTGCCAAGGCAATGATCAAGATGGGAGATATTAAGCCACTCACTGGATCCAACGGTGAGATTAGATTGAACTGTAGGAGGCCTAACTAG
- the LOC18772509 gene encoding peroxidase 4 has translation MAALRSFLVIICFVVVAATSMMPTSAQLSSGFYNKVCPQALPAIRKVVKRAISHEPRIGASLLRLHFHDCFVNGCDGSVLLDDTANFTGEKTAFPNLNSIRGFNVIDDIKKAVDKACYKSVVSCADILAVAARDSVSILGGPDYEVQLGRRDARTASVNDANRNLPPPVFSFSQLLSNFQAHGLNLKDLIVLSAAHTIGLARCTTFRARIYNDTNIDPKFAASAKYNCPTTGGDNNTRPLDSTTRRFDNVYFKALLQQKGLLHSDQELYKNNGTDSDKLVLKYSRNSESFAKDFANSMIKMGNIKPLTGNNGEVRLNCRKIN, from the exons ATGGCTGCTCTTCGATCTTTCCTCGTGATCATCTGTTTTGTAGTGGTAGCTGCCACTAGTATGATGCCAACATCTGCACAACTAAGTTCTGGTTTCTACAACAAAGTGTGCCCTCAGGCACTGCCAGCTATCAGAAAAGTCGTCAAACGGGCCATCAGCCATGAGCCACGCATCGGAGCCTCTCTACTTCGCCTTCATTTCCATGACTGCTTTGTTAAT GGTTGCGATGGATCGGTTCTGCTTGATGACACTGCCAACTTCACCGGTGAGAAGACTGCCTTCCCAAATCTGAATTCGATCCGGGGATTCAACGTCATCGATGATATCAAAAAAGCTGTCGACAAAGCTTGCTACAAGAGTGTGGTCTCATGTGCAGATATATTAGCTGTTGCAGCTCGTGATTCTGTATCCATT TTGGGAGGACCTGATTACGAAGTACAATTAGGAAGAAGGGATGCAAGAACTGCAAGCGTGAATGATGCAAACAGAAATCTTCCACCCCCAGTCTTCAGCTTCTCACAGCTTCTTTCTAACTTCCAAGCTCATGGACTTAACCTTAAAGACTTGATTGTGCTCTCAGCTGCCCACACCATTGGACTTGCTCGGTGTACCACCTTCCGTGCCAGGATTTACAATGATACCAACATAGACCCCAAGTTTGCAGCCTCTGCAAAATACAATTGTCCAACAACTGGAGGAGACAACAACACAAGGCCACTAGATTCAACTACAAGGCGATTCGATAACGTCTACTTTAAGGCTTTGTTACAACAAAAGGGTCTCCTCCATTCTGATCAAGAGCTCTATAAAAATAATGGTACAGATAGTGATAAGCTGGTGCTGAAATACAGCAGGAACTCGGAATCTTTTGCAAAAGACTTTGCAAATTCTATGATCAAGATGGGCAACATCAAGCCTCTCACTGGGAATAATGGAGAAGTAAGACTCAACTGCCGGAAAATCAATTAG